In the Pelmatolapia mariae isolate MD_Pm_ZW linkage group LG10_11, Pm_UMD_F_2, whole genome shotgun sequence genome, gtcagccattttgtttTCACCTGTCTAATCTATGGCGTTCCCTCTCTCATCACTTCAGGCAATGGAAGGCTCCATGCTGACTATTAGTCTTGGCATCTGGATGGAGCTCCCCGGGGTCAACTACAAAGACTTGACCAACGGGAAACGCAGGTAATGACAGAGGAGAAGGTTTACAGCAACGATATGGCTCAAGCTTCAGTTCGGTTCTGTACTATTGCTCCTCTTTGTCTCTGTTGTTGCTCTAGGGATGTAACCAGTGACAGAGCCACACCAGAGGAGATCTCATCCTATTACTGTAACTATGTAAAGCTAAAGGGTCTTCAAAAGAACTTTGTTGACAACACTTACGTGACCTCCATCCAGAAACTCTATCGGGGGCATGATGGAAAAGGTCTTGAAAACGGTCACACTCATCAAGGAGATGGAGGGGTGGGAGATGGAGTGAATGAGAGCTTTGAGGGAAATGGAAAAGTGTGCGTAATGAGTGGAGGAGGGGGGGCTCTCTGGGAAGTAAGGGGATACCAGCAGGTGCAGAACAACACTCACGTCCCTTTCTGCCTGTTTGCTGAAAATGTAGTCCTGGCCACCGGTGCTTCCGACTCACCAGTTCGACTGGGTGTAGAGGGGGAGGATCTGCCTTTTGTGTTCCACAGTATCTCAGACCTAGGCTTGGCAGTTAGCCAGAGGAAACTGGATAAGAACTCCGATCCCGTTCTAATCGTGGGTGCTGGTTTAAGCGCTGCCGATGCAGTTCTGTGTGCTTGCAACAGCAACATTCGAGTGTTGCATGTTTTTCGCAAGAGAATTGACGACTCAGACCTCATCTTTAAGCAGCTTCCCAAGACACTGTACCCAGAGTACCACAAAGTCTACAACATGATGTGCTCTCAGGCTTACACAAACGTGGCTCCCTCTTCTGTTTCTAACAGACCCCAGGCAGTTAGTATTGCCTCTTCAGTATGTGCCAAGATGTGCCCAAAGCCTCAGCTTGCTGCAGGTAATGTGGCTGGTAACGCTAGTATTAACCTGTTTCCTGACTACACCAGTTTCCCCGAACACTGTGTGGTGTCCTTCCAGTCTGACATGAAGTGTTTGCTGCAGGGAAACAACTCCCTCAAGGCATTCAAGATCTCCATGGTCCTGGTTCTGATTGGGACCAACCCAGACTTATTTTTCTTGAAGGGGCAAGGCCAGTACCTGGGTCAGGATCCAACAAGACCCATCTCCTGCAAGCAAAATCCAATAGATATCGACCCCTACACTTTCGAGTGCACCAAGGAGCCAGGTCTGTTTGCCATGGGCCCACTGGTGGGAGACAACTTTGTTCGCTTTTTGAAGGGTGGTGCGTTAGGCATCGCCTCCTGTCTGCTGAAGAGACTCAAGAAGAAAGGGAAGCTCATCAGCAACGGAGGAAACAACATAATGTGAAAACACGATGAGGAAAAGAGTGCGACACGTTGATCTTAGGGCACACATTTCAAACCCTTTTACCATGATATAAAAGGTGAGGAGAaacttttaatatattttcttcaTTAATGCAGTGTTTTCTCATCAAAGCTAAAGCATTTTTACAACTTTTTAAGACCAAAAAGACAATGGTTGTACTTTAATTTGTTTCTAACGAAACAAAAGACAACTTTCAAGAGTCTTGTCTGACTTCATGTGAAGTCCCCATATGTCCAAGCTACTGTGTGCCAACGTTTTCTAGTCAGTCTGTAACCTCATAACTGAACAGGACCTTACACTCATCAgggttatttattcattcaccATGTGTCTTCAATTCATCTACTAACAATGCTTAACTCGATGTTGTATCATGCTTTAAATCTTTTTTAGCTTAGCCTGTAgggaaaactaaaaaaataaaggacaCTTGTTAATTCTCATCCAACTTACTGATGTAAGTGATGGTTTAGTGGTCCGACTTACAAAACCTACAAACTGGAATTCAGCCACAAGTAGTGTTTGTTCTGTGACACACTGTAACCCAACAGTTTCATGGCTACAGTCACACTAGGGAAAATAGAAATGTATTGCAACTATCTGCAATGAACTTGCAATTGTGTTGCCTTTGAGATGGTTGCTTTGAAAATGGGGAGCAGGTCTGCAACTACTCGCAATCAGCTGGTGTGTTCAAAGCAACTTTGTGAGTGACTGAGCCAATCTGGGATCAGTTTGGGTCAAGAAGGAAATCATGCGCAATTTGTTTGTGATAATACAGAGATAAATTGTGAAAAATCAGTGAAAGTCTCAAATCTGTTGccacaaaaatatttattctcATTCTGGATGGTGGTGCCATCCAGAATGAGAATCTGTTGGGGCTTTGGAGGTGTCGGCATCATATCAGGGCTCTCCAAATTATCCAATGCAGGGgaatgttttggggggtttttcaatgaaaaataatccAGGAACCACGTATTTACTCTGAACCCTGTCagagtatttattatttattataccTGTCGATGTAATTTAGTGAATTCAGAACTTAAAACACCACATGGCAACCTGCGCAGTCACCTTGCTAGAAGTTTAGTATGTTCAACGCTCAGCCTCTGGGTCTCCACTTGGTtgctgacagaaaaaaaattaaacccaATCACCGGTGACCACAGATTTTTCCTTGTTGTAATGAGGTTGCCATCAtatttttactctagtgtgactgaggCGTCAGAAGTCCTAATGTTCCTGATTGTTGAGCCTGCTATGGGAGTTTCTGCTTTTAGCTGCTATTGCAGGTAGTTGGAGCTATAGTCTGATAAATTTGACCTGTTGCTTCAGTTATACTGCTACTCCAAGGTTTTCTATGCAAATAATTTAAAGTAGATCTGAATGTATTCTTGCACACCCACTGCTAATTTTACTGTTTGGACTCAAATATCATGGAAAAACTTAGGTTTATTAAAAACTTAGGTTTATTAAAAGCTCATTCTGgtgtttcacatttttctcctttttaagTATTGTCAAAGTCAGTGTGTGAAACACCTCAGCCAAAaactaacatttttatttttgtttagacGCACACTTCCTATCTTTACTCAGAgaattatttaagaaaaaaatcactgaataggaaaaaaaataagaaacacCAGTATGAGTCTTTAACTTTACCCTTGAAAATAAATGGCaattatatattattaattCAAATCTCGCTAAAAGAGTAATGAGTCTCGCCTTGATaatgtatttattcaaataCCAGAATTAGAATACTTactgcacttttaaaaaataaatctgggcAGAATAAACACTAGCTTATCCTAATCTAAACCCATATGGAGCTAAAGAGCTTTAAAACTGCAGAACACAAACTTTTACAGTTATACCatccagtatttatttattttttaatttaatccaTTTGCATTTATGTaatttgatgatgatgttttaaAGGGCTAAAAAGCCCACTACATAATCTCATATCAGGATTTAATACTGAGCTATCATTATATTAATTTAATAGGTTTTTACTAATGGTGTGAAACATGATCCACCAAACAGGTCAAATATTCACTGCCGTTTTCCTAAATTGTATTGACATGTAGAGCTATACTGTTTTGTAAAGCTCTACTTTTATACATGTCTACATGGTACAAACAAACAGTTGCACatatttcaattttaatttttatttatacagcgccaaattacaacaaaagtcacctcaaggctttatattgtaaggtagaccctacaatagagaaaaacccaagaatcatatgaccccctatgagcaagcactttggtgacagtgggaaggaaaaactcccttttaacaggaagaaacctccagcagaaccaggctcagggaggggcgcaCATCTGCCGTGACCAGTTGGGGTGGGCTCataagcaacaacaacaacaaaataaagatCTCTCCTTCAAGATCTTCTTCTTGCATATCTCCAGGGcgctgtttttaaatattttcttgaGAGTCCAAAGTCTGTGATTTCACGAAGCTTCAAAATCTCTGTTTAAATCAACTTAACTCTCATGTCTGAGTACAATCCTGCAGATGTCACTGTAGAGTCCATAGTTTCCAAGCTCAGAAGTAGAGCATCAGGTGAGGAGTGAGACCCGAAGCATGCAAACCCGAACCCCAAGTTTTTGTCAGAAAGAAGAAGATTATTTACAAAAACTactaaaaattatttattaacaaAATTTACACCGCTACAAAGCGACCTAAAAATAACGTCAAACTGACAGCAGCCCAGCGGTGCACAGGAAGTTAACCTTGAAGGGGATATAGACCAAATTTAAGTCAAGCAAGCATTTTGATTTTTACAAGCGCAGTCCTAGAACATTTTGATTGCACCTCATGTCTGCCCATTTCATTACACTATCACAGTAAACAGCCATGACTGTTTTGTTAAGTGCCAAATAAGAGAAAGGTTATTAAAAAGTGACCGTAGCAATCAATTTttaattcctgtttttaatTGAATCCCTGTCTGAATAATGTGcatgaataaatgtttttttttgccgCTCACGCACAGCTCATGctttctttactgtgatgtgatgtgacgttttgatcttttttgttttttgcccccCTTCAGTACAAAATAAGTCAGTGTCGGGGGCAATGCATTACTAAATAAGATGTAACGTAGTCATATTACTTTTTCCACTAACAGAATAGATTAAAGCAGTACTGTTTTGACACTCATATAACAGTTAACTAGTGAAAATGTTGATACTTGTGTTCCACCTGAGTTATACCTTGAACTATTTTCATGTACTTGGACTACTGTTTtgatataaatattaaatatatgcaTGCAGGCATGAACTTTTGCCTAGCAGCAGCTGAAGAGCTAACAGACAGTAAAGTGCTAGGAGGACAGATGCGAGAAGAGTGAATTTAAGGACGACACAGGGGGCTGAATGACTCAAAAATGGAGATTACTGTCTTtacttaaacagaaaaatatgaggCTGTTACATCAAGGTAAGACACACCTGATCATAGCTTCTAAAGCAACaagattatttatattttctgttcAGACTTGTACAGATTTCGAAAGGTAACTTAGGAATCAAAAACTTAAGCTATATAACCTTATTGTTATTTCAAATTGTGTTTGAAGGCAGTCCCCTGACTACTTTTGCCACACTGTAgcccactaaaaaaaaaaaaacttctgttATTGCACAATTCATGCTGAATGCCAAATTAACCCTTAACTTATAAGCCACACTATCTGTGATTATGTGGGGGCAGGTAGGATTTAGCTATCTGCACAGAAAGGCCAGCAAATGCTTGGCACGAGGACTCTTTATCTGAACAGTCTCAGATCTGGTAAAGTGCCTGCGAGGTCAGCTCTCTAGAGATCGCTTAAGAAACGGTAACACTTGAATCCCTCTGGAGTTTCTACTGTAGTTCTGCTAAAACCAGGGAACACATTGGGTCTTAAACTTCAAAGTGAAGGAAAAGCTGCTTTCAGCATGTAGAGTTTTGAAGCTCTCTTGTACAACTgaagcatttttaatgttttgtatgccatgttttttattattgacaaataaaaactgggaaaaaaaaatctctgaacaTGCGACTATTTTTTTGGTTACATTGCTTCTGTCAGTGGCTTAATTAGACGagctaaaaaacaacaacaaaaaaaaaaaacagaacaggaaCAGCAACCAAAACAATGACttacaaatgaaatacaaaCATAAAGAGACACATGAAGTTATTTCTGGAGTCCTTCCACACAGGGCTGATACTTCCTGTACCTCTGAAATGAATCCCCTCTGGAGGATGTTGAAACGAAGGCATTTCATCTTCTCTTGCTTAGTTTAGTGGGGTTGTAcctaaagacacacacacaaaaaggacAATCTCAGTACGGGCTTTTAACATTCCTCATGCATCACTCCTCAATGTCCTAAGAGGCATTTtgaacaaacaataaaaaacagccCAAATTAGCCCTGTAAAATGGGGACAGTGTTTGAACAGCTCAAAGCAAACAAGCTCCCAATAAACCACGTCTGGAAACTTGGTTTagacgttaaaaaaaaaaaaaaaaaaaaaagtactggaCTGTTTTCTTAGCAGCAGAGTCTGTTCCCTTACTACGCATGACTGACTGAGCATGACTCAGTGATCAAACAACTCAGCcttgacgcacacacacacacaaaatcaatcTCAGACGGTCTCTTTTCTGCTTAGTCAAAGAAAACACGCCAGCGCCGGCTTACATCACCCGTTACCCAGGCAACGGTGGTGACGAAACAATCTCTAGGTTCTGACTGGTTAAGCTGGAGCTGCTGAAGCCCCGTATCCATAATTCTCGGCTAATTATGTCTTGTGCTCCTGAGTGTAGCAGCTGAGGCTTCGCAGAACCTTTGGAGTATTTTTACCTCCCAGGCTGTCATGGATGAGAGCAAACAGCTCTTCTATGAGAGAGGGAGATGTGAAGGTTTCACTTGAATGACAACACGGTCAACAATTAATGGGAAAGGATTTGGAGCTTTTTGTAGGAACTGTTAGGAAGTATTATCCAGTGTGAATCCATTTCACCTGCTTTGGTGCACATTAAAGTAACAAGAGGTGCACAGGAGAGGCAACAACAAGAAAACCTCTAAAAAGCAACATCCAGGCATCCTCCTGGCATCATTTGGACCACCAGTTTGGTCCCAAACATGCACATGAGTAGCTCCCTGGAGTTGAGTTGTGCTTGACTATAGACTGAAACGGGACTCTTCATGGATAGTAAGACACAACAAAGAACATAGTTTTCAAGGAAACTTTTATCTTTCTAagcagattttaaaatgcatcacATGTTTTGTTGTGCCTTTACTGAAATTGTGTTTACTTGCTGTATcatttgttggtttgaaaatgcATCTGAGGCAAGACAGCAGCACGAGCTAGTAAGCTGTTGGGAACTGCATTACCAAGCTTAGAAAGCATTTATAGGGACCATGGATGGAGTAAGGCAAATAACATTGTGAAGGATGTCAGGCATCACCCCCGCCCCTTTAAACTACTACCATCTGCACGGCCCTGTTGTCCCTCCTAAATAAATCTGGCTTTTATTCCTCAACGCATCGAACTTTTGAACATGAGCAACACATAAGTTGCCCAGTTGCTCCAGTGAAACATAATTTACATATAATTTCTTAGGAAATGATAGCTTAGatgtgctttgtgttttcattatGGTACAATTTTTCAAGGCTGATTTCATTTCAAATATGAATTATATAAATTCTATTTTGTGTGTATCCTATTTTTGATAAAGTCAACACGTTAGTGTTTGACTTGTTCCGAGTTTTACACGGGTTTCTCTTAGATCAGATCGAAAGTTTGAGAACCCTGGTGAGCTGGTCAGTCCCTTTTGTTGTCAGACATCAGGtcacaaaaaacaagcaaagctAACAATATACTAAATCTGTGTGACAAACCGAAGACGCGGCCAAAATAAAATTGTCAAGCTGAACTGTGGCACAGAAGGCATAGATGCGTTTTAAGGACACTGTAAAGGAATAACGAGGTTACTTCATGTGGTCTCGTTAAAGATTATTAGATCCCATTTCTCACCTAAAGAGATCATCTCCTATGGTCTcgtccctcctgctctgttgcTCCTCCTGAGACAGACAAAAATTCATTCAATTCAAAGTCATAAATCAAAGAATAgaacaaataataaacaaataagagGGGCGACAGCACCTCAGCTGCATCTTTCAGCCATTCATCCAGATCAGAGTTCTTGCCCCGGTTGTGAACCAGCATATCAGATCCTCCAATAATGTGATGAAAGCCCTCCGAGCCCGGCACACGATTCTGTGTcacagaaaaaccaaaaaaaaaaccaaccaaaaaaacaaaaaaacaaaacacagacgtGGTCTTTGTCAAGTCTTAAAGTCGAATTAGAACATCTGATAAACTCAGAAAAAcatatctttaaaaataaaggaaatttTATGAAGAAGATTAACTGATTATGCAAAAATacttaaaacaattaaaaatcttttatttttaaactttcacTTCAGATCTTgaaatgtgagtgtgtgtgtgtttttttttttttaacttacccAGGGGTGACACATATTGTTGGATGGAAAACTGAATTAActgaataatttatttaatgacttattttacatttgaaatgagtctctgctgtgtgtgtgtgtgtgtgtgtgtgtgtgtgtgtgtgtgtgtgtgtgtgtgtgtgtgtgtgtgtgtgtgcgcagtgTGCGTGAGTCATCACCGGCTGACCTTGCGGAAACATTTGAAGTTCTTTATGTGGCCGTTGCCCTGCATCTGATTTTGCTTGGCTTTGGGAGGAGCTGCCACGGTGAGAGATTTAAACTCCACCAACAGAAGCTTCTTAGGAAGGTCTTCATCGATCTT is a window encoding:
- the osgin2 gene encoding oxidative stress-induced growth inhibitor 2, which codes for MPLLEETTLPQEHPPTVPVVIIGNGPSGICLSYLLSGYKPYLDPATVHPNPILYRKLQDTKHLPITEQDLEYLSEGLEGRSSNPVAVLFDTLLHPNADFGYKFPSVLQWRRDKQQHIPHLVLGRGTPGGAWHAMEGSMLTISLGIWMELPGVNYKDLTNGKRRDVTSDRATPEEISSYYCNYVKLKGLQKNFVDNTYVTSIQKLYRGHDGKGLENGHTHQGDGGVGDGVNESFEGNGKVCVMSGGGGALWEVRGYQQVQNNTHVPFCLFAENVVLATGASDSPVRLGVEGEDLPFVFHSISDLGLAVSQRKLDKNSDPVLIVGAGLSAADAVLCACNSNIRVLHVFRKRIDDSDLIFKQLPKTLYPEYHKVYNMMCSQAYTNVAPSSVSNRPQAVSIASSVCAKMCPKPQLAAGNVAGNASINLFPDYTSFPEHCVVSFQSDMKCLLQGNNSLKAFKISMVLVLIGTNPDLFFLKGQGQYLGQDPTRPISCKQNPIDIDPYTFECTKEPGLFAMGPLVGDNFVRFLKGGALGIASCLLKRLKKKGKLISNGGNNIM